The window CTATTTTATAATGAGGTGAAGTGATGATAATAAGGTGAAAAAAAATAATGCAATCGTTTGCGTATATTTTTTGTTTAGGGCTATCTCAAGAGCGAAAAAGAGTTTACACTGTGTGCTATTGCGATGAATTGATTGTCAACCTATTGAATTGCTGAGGCAGGAGAAGTGAATGTTAAAGCGTGAAATGAATATTGCAGACTATGATCCACAATTATGGGAAGCAATGGAGCAAGAAGTACAACGTCAAGAAGAGCACATTGAATTAATTGCTTCTGAAAACTATACCAGTCCACGAGTCATGCAGGCTCAAGGTTCTCAGCTAACCAATAAATATGCAGAAGGGTACCCGGGCAAACGCTATTACGGCGGTTGTGAGTATGTTGATGTGGTTGAACAATTAGCGATTGACCGTGCAAAAGAATTATTCGGTGCAGACTACGCAAACGTGCAGCCACATTCAGGTTCACAAGCGAATGCGGCAGTTTACATGGCGCTGTTACAACCAGGTGACACAGTATTGGGGATGAACTTAGCTCATGGTGGTCACTTAACTCACGGCTCCCCAGTCAACTTCTCAGGTAAATTGTACAATATCGTTCCTTACGGAATCGATGAAAGCGGCAAAATTGACTACGACGATATCAAAGCGCAAGCTGAAAAACATAAACCCAAAATGATTATCGGTGGTTTCTCAGCATACTCAGGCGTGGTTGATTGGGCTAAAATGCGTGAAATCGCAGATAGCATCAATGCTTACTTATTTGTAGATATGGCGCATGTGGCAGGTCTGATTGCAGCCGGTGTTTATCCAAACCCAGTTCCACACGCTCACGTTGTGACAACAACGACGCACAAAACGTTAGCGGGTCCACGCGGTGGTTTGATCCTCGCGAAAGGGGGGGATGAAGAGCTGTACAAAAAAATCAACTCTGCGGTATTCCCAGGCTCCCAAGGTGGTCCTTTAATGCATGTGATTGCAGGTAAAGCGGTAGCCCTGAAAGAAGCTATGGAACCTGAGTTCAAAGTGTACCAACAACAAGTTGCGAAAAATGCGAAAGCAATGGTGGAAGTTTTCCAACAACGTGGCTATAAAGTTGTTTCTGGTGGCACTGAAAACCACTTATTCTTAGTTGATCTAGTTGACAAAGATATCACAGGTAAAGACGCTGATGCTGCGCTGGGTCGTGCTAATATCACGGTGAACAAAAACAGCGTACCAAACGATCCGAAGAGCCCATTTGTGACTTCAGGGGTTCGCATCGGTTCTCCTGCGATCACTCGTCGCGGTTTTAAAGAAGCTGAAGCACGCGAGCTAGCTGGCTGGATGTGTGATATTCTAGACAACCTCAATGACGAAGCGACCATTGAGAGCGTGAAACAAAAAGTATTAGCAATCTGCAAAAAATACCCAGTTTACGCATAATATAACCAGGTTTAGTTACCTAAACCCGCTTCTACTGTTAAGTATAAGCGGGTTTTTTGCATTGAAAAAAAGGGAGGAATGATGGTCATTCCATCAACGCGCTGGCTAGCAATTGATTATTTTACCTACTTTTTTGCATACAGTATTTTCTTACCATTTTGGTCTGTTTGGCTACAAGGTGAGGGTATTGATGCTGAAATGATAGGCGTTTTGCTTGGGGTTGGTTTAGCGGCTCGTTTTTTGGGGGCGATGTTTATCACACCATTAGTTAAAGAGCCTTCTAAGTTAATCACCGCAATACGGTTATTGGCAGCTTCTTCTTTAATTTTTTCAATTGCTTTTTCCTTTGGCTCCCACTGGGCATGGCTACTCTTTGTGATGATGGGTTTTAACTTATTTTTCGCGCCTATGGTTCCGTTAGGGGACTCATTAGCTGGCACATGGCAAAAGCAGTTTACATTTGATTATGGCAAAATCCGTGTATGGGGCTCGATAGCCTTTATTATTGGCTCTTCATTAATGGGCTATTTGGCGGGCGTCTGGGGCCATAGGTCGATTATGGTTGCCTTGATAATCAGTTGCCTCGCATTATTGCTTGGCGCAATGTTAAAACCTGCGATCATGCCGACGGGAGCGGCGAAAGCGGATAATGGCAATAAAGTCACATTCAAACAACTGATTGCTGATAAAAATGTGGTGAGGTTTTTAATTTGTGTAACCTTATTACAAGGTGCCCATGCCGCTTATTATGGTTTTGCGTCTCTATTTTGGAAGGAAGCGGGTTATTCCGATTTAGTTATTGGTAACTTATGGTCATTGGGTGTTGTAGCTGAAGTGATGGTTTTTATGCTTAGCCACCGTCTATTTAGACGCTGGAGTGCACGTAACTTACTATTGCTTTCCGCATTTTGTGGCATTATTCGTTGGGGAATGATGGGGGCATTTACCGCATTACCTGTGCTTATTGTGGTGCAAATTTTACATAGTGGTACGTTTACGGTATGTCATCTTGCAGCTATGCGCTTTATTAGTGCTCGTAAAGAAAATGAAATTATTCCATTGCAGGGCGTCTATTCAGCGCTGGCTACTGGTGGTGGTTTAGCGGTATTGACGGTTATTGTTGGTTATATTTATGAGCGCGTTCCTACCCATCACGGCGTGGTATTTTATTTGATGGCGTTACTTGCGGTGCCCGCTTTATTTATCCGACCGAAGATCACCGCTCAGTGATAATCTGCCTGCTGCCAAGCTATAAATTCGATAACGTATTTATAGCCTGGTTTGCTGCTCAATTTGCGACTCAATATCATCAATATAAGCTACAGTGATATTTTCAATATTAATTTATTGAAGTAAATTAATAGATTGATATTTATTAAAAAAGAAATAAATCATTAAAAAAGTGGCAAGTTTTTTCATGACAAGCCACTTCAATTAAAAATTATATTTATAAGCTGGGTAAAAATGTTGTAAATACAGGCATAAAGGTCACCATTAATAAAACGACAATTAATGCAAGGAACAATGGCATGACCTCACGAATAAAGTCAGCTATACGTACACCTGTAATAGATGTAGCAACAAACATGACGGTACCCATTGGTGGAGTTAAACAACCAATAGCTAAATTGAGTATCATAACTATACCAAAGTGAATAGGGTCAATACCTAGCAATTTAACAGTTGGCATTAACAATGGAACAAGTACGATGATAGCCGCATTTCCTTCAATAAACATTCCCAAAATTAATAAAACAGCATTAACGATCATTAAAAATACATAGGGATTATCAGAAAAACTGGTCATCATTTTTGCTACATCTTGCGCGACTTGTTCGTTGGTCAGAACCCAAGCTAAAGCGGAGCACGTCATGATAATTAACATAATGCTGGCGGTTGAACGGGCAGTTTCTAAAAATGAGGCCGCAATATCTTTTAATTTCATTTCGCGGTAAAAAAAGGCGCCTATAATGATGACGTATAATACTGCGATAGCACCTGCTTCTGTTGGGGTGAAAATACCAAACCGAATCCCGCCAATAATTACTAATACCAGTAAAAATGCGGACATTGCACCTTTACCCGTTTGGTAAACTTCAGAAAATGTAGGCGCTCTATCCCTAGCAGGTTTATACCCACGCTTTTTTGCAATAAGATAAATGGCAATCATTAATGCAATACAGCACATTAAACCAGGGATAATTGCAGCCATAAACATTTTGCCAATAGAAACGTCAGCGACAAAACCATAAATAATTAAAGCAATACCTGGAGGAATAATTGGCGTAATTAGAGAACCCGCAGCCGTTACCGCAGCTGAAAAGCTTTTACCGTACCCTAACTTGGTCATTTCAGGCACTAACATTTTAGACAACATGGCGCAGTCAGCAAGGTTAGATGCTGAGAGCCCACCCATCATAGTGCTCAATAAAACGTTCGACTGTGCCAAGCCTCCTGGATAGTGACCAGATAATGTGCCTGTAAACTTCAACATTCGGCTTGTTATCCCTGTGTAATTAAGCAAATTACCTAGCAAAATAAAAAACGGGATTGCGAGTAAGGTAACGTTTTCACCAGCACCAATAATACGTTGTACAGCAATTAATGGCGAGATATCACCGGTGGAAAAGAAATAAGTTAATAAGGCGATTAATACACTTAAAAAAATAGGGACATTAATTAAAAAACAAAAAATTAAGACAATACAGGCGATAACTACTGACATGGTTTATCCCCTTTAATCAGTTTGCTTATATCTTGAAACAAATGTTGAACAGAAAATAACACCATAATGGATGCGCCAATAGGGACGGAGAGGTCAATGTAATAATAAGAGACGCCGATTATTGGGGTGATCTTATCTTCTGCGATCATAGAGAGCTCATAGCCTAGATAGCCAAAAATAGATAAAGAAACGATAGCCATGATGTGAGTTACGACAGCGATGAACAGTTGCATTTTTTCAGGTAATAGTGAAGTAATCGCATCAATACTGACATGCATTCTTTTTCCAGCGGCGGAAGCTGCACCAATCATGACAAGCCAGATATAACTAACAATTAGAATTTCTTCGCTCCACATTAGCGGATCATTTAACAGCCAGCGCATAAACACAGCAAGAATCGTGATAATGACAATCGCTGCAACGGCTAAAGATGAAACGATATCACTTAATTTCCCCAAAAATTTAAACATAGAAGGTCCTTGCGAAAGTCATAAATAACCATTTATTAATTTGTAATATTGGCGGTAGAACCGCCAATCAGTATGGTTAGTTATTAATAATATCTTGTGTTTGTTGATATAAATCCGCAGACCATTCAGGGAATTCATTATAGAATGGTTTTGATTTTTCTTTGAAAAGAGTACGGTCAACCTCTACTACTGTCACTCCTTCAGTTTTCATTTTTTCAATAATATCTTTTTCTTCTTTAAGGACTAATTCAGTTAAATACTGTCCGGCTTCATTACCTGACTCAACTAAAGCTTGTTGGATGTTTTCAGGTAATTTACTGTATGTTTTGCTGCCCATCACTAAGTTGGTGACGTTTTCAACATGGCCAGTTAAAATTAAGTATTTCGCGGCTTCGTGGTGTTTTTGCCCATATAACACAGGAATTGGGTTTTCGGCGCCATCAATTATTTTAAGATTAAGTGCAGTATAAACTTCAGCTAGAGGTAATGGCGTCGGTGTTGCACCCATTGCTTCTAACCCTTTAATTTGTATTTTATTATTAGGTACACGAATTTTTAGGCCTTTTAGATCTTCAGGAGTTTGTACCATTTTATTTGCTAAAATATGGCGAGAACCATACAACCAGTCTTTAGAAACAACATGTAGACCCTTTTTATCTAATTGCTGTTCTAAAGAGCTATACCAAGGAGAGACATTTAATTTAAAAATATCTTTATAGGATAAACCTAAATAGGGACCGAACATAATGCCATAATCTGGAACATAATCATAAAAGAAGGCACCATCGGCGAGAGTGATCAGTGGACTACCCAGTTTCATTTGTTCGATAACATCCTTCTTCGAGCCTAATTGTGAGCTTGGGTAAGGAATTAGCTCACCTTCACCATTAGTTTTTTCATTAAATTTTTTAGCCCATTCATGAACGGCTAAGTCGAAAGGTTCACCAGGATTATTTTCGTAAGCAACTTTGAGTTTATATTTAGCTTCTGCGAAAGCAGTGCCAGCCATACTGCCCATTAAAAATAGGGCGCTGAGTGTTAAGCCTAAAATGTGCTTCCCGTTTAGTGTGTTCAGTTTCATAAAAATCTCTCCTGTAGGGGGATTTATTGTTTTAAATAGTTATTGTTTATTTTGAGTATCTATCTTCAAGTATTGCTTGAGTACCACTATTCAAAATCTGTGTTATCTTTAGGGCAATATTTTCGGCTAATGAATCTATTTGATTGAGATCTATTCCCCATAAATCAGTCATAGCGAGCACATTGTAAGTGAGCTGTGTAATATCGGTATCATAAAGCCTATCCCAAGCTTTAAATCGTTCAAGTAAATATTCATCATCCTTCAATGGAATAGAAAGATGATTAAACTTTCCACGATAAAAAACAATTAAAGCTGCGAGTGAAAATGAAATGCAATAGGGAATATTATTGTTCTGTTGAGCATAAGAGAGTAACTGAGGCAGTAGCCGTGTTTTAAATTTAGTCAAAGAGTTAAGGGAAATAGACAATAACTCATGCTCTATATAAGGGTTATTAAAGCGGTTAATAACGTCTTTAGCAAACTGGTTTAACTCAGAAGCGTCTTGAGATAAAACAGGGATTACTTCCTGTGTGATAAGCTCTTTAATATAAGCCAAGAATATTGGATTTGAAGTAACTTCCCGGACTGTTTTAATTCCAGCTAGATAAGCGACAGGCACCATTGATGTGTGTGCGCCGTTAAGTATCGCAACTTTACGTTCTTTATAGGGCTTAATATCATCAACGATTTTGATATTTAAAGGGAGTGAATTAAGCTTTAATTTCTCTTCTAGAATTTTGGGACCTTGTATCACAAATAAATAGAAGTGCTCGGCAGTAACAAGAAACTCATCTTTGTAGCCTAATTTACTTTCTAATTTTTCAATTTCATTTTTAGGATAGCCTGTAACTATTCTATCCACTAATGTAGAACAAAAGGTATTACATTCATTTAGCCAAGTAATAAACTCATTTGGTAGAGACCAATCTTGAGCATATTTAATGACAAACTCTTTGAGTTTTTCGCCATTGTAGTCAATTAGCTCGCAAGGAATGATAAATAATCCTTTTTCTTGGTCTCCATTAAAATATTGGAAACGGTGAAATAAAAATTGAGTTAATTTACCTGGGAAGCTTTTGGCTGGAACTTCTTCCAAACGAATCT of the Providencia rettgeri genome contains:
- the glyA gene encoding serine hydroxymethyltransferase; this translates as MLKREMNIADYDPQLWEAMEQEVQRQEEHIELIASENYTSPRVMQAQGSQLTNKYAEGYPGKRYYGGCEYVDVVEQLAIDRAKELFGADYANVQPHSGSQANAAVYMALLQPGDTVLGMNLAHGGHLTHGSPVNFSGKLYNIVPYGIDESGKIDYDDIKAQAEKHKPKMIIGGFSAYSGVVDWAKMREIADSINAYLFVDMAHVAGLIAAGVYPNPVPHAHVVTTTTHKTLAGPRGGLILAKGGDEELYKKINSAVFPGSQGGPLMHVIAGKAVALKEAMEPEFKVYQQQVAKNAKAMVEVFQQRGYKVVSGGTENHLFLVDLVDKDITGKDADAALGRANITVNKNSVPNDPKSPFVTSGVRIGSPAITRRGFKEAEARELAGWMCDILDNLNDEATIESVKQKVLAICKKYPVYA
- a CDS encoding 3-phenylpropionate MFS transporter: MVIPSTRWLAIDYFTYFFAYSIFLPFWSVWLQGEGIDAEMIGVLLGVGLAARFLGAMFITPLVKEPSKLITAIRLLAASSLIFSIAFSFGSHWAWLLFVMMGFNLFFAPMVPLGDSLAGTWQKQFTFDYGKIRVWGSIAFIIGSSLMGYLAGVWGHRSIMVALIISCLALLLGAMLKPAIMPTGAAKADNGNKVTFKQLIADKNVVRFLICVTLLQGAHAAYYGFASLFWKEAGYSDLVIGNLWSLGVVAEVMVFMLSHRLFRRWSARNLLLLSAFCGIIRWGMMGAFTALPVLIVVQILHSGTFTVCHLAAMRFISARKENEIIPLQGVYSALATGGGLAVLTVIVGYIYERVPTHHGVVFYLMALLAVPALFIRPKITAQ
- a CDS encoding TRAP transporter large permease, whose amino-acid sequence is MSVVIACIVLIFCFLINVPIFLSVLIALLTYFFSTGDISPLIAVQRIIGAGENVTLLAIPFFILLGNLLNYTGITSRMLKFTGTLSGHYPGGLAQSNVLLSTMMGGLSASNLADCAMLSKMLVPEMTKLGYGKSFSAAVTAAGSLITPIIPPGIALIIYGFVADVSIGKMFMAAIIPGLMCCIALMIAIYLIAKKRGYKPARDRAPTFSEVYQTGKGAMSAFLLVLVIIGGIRFGIFTPTEAGAIAVLYVIIIGAFFYREMKLKDIAASFLETARSTASIMLIIMTCSALAWVLTNEQVAQDVAKMMTSFSDNPYVFLMIVNAVLLILGMFIEGNAAIIVLVPLLMPTVKLLGIDPIHFGIVMILNLAIGCLTPPMGTVMFVATSITGVRIADFIREVMPLFLALIVVLLMVTFMPVFTTFLPSL
- a CDS encoding TRAP transporter small permease, translating into MFKFLGKLSDIVSSLAVAAIVIITILAVFMRWLLNDPLMWSEEILIVSYIWLVMIGAASAAGKRMHVSIDAITSLLPEKMQLFIAVVTHIMAIVSLSIFGYLGYELSMIAEDKITPIIGVSYYYIDLSVPIGASIMVLFSVQHLFQDISKLIKGDKPCQ
- a CDS encoding C4-dicarboxylate TRAP transporter substrate-binding protein; the encoded protein is MKLNTLNGKHILGLTLSALFLMGSMAGTAFAEAKYKLKVAYENNPGEPFDLAVHEWAKKFNEKTNGEGELIPYPSSQLGSKKDVIEQMKLGSPLITLADGAFFYDYVPDYGIMFGPYLGLSYKDIFKLNVSPWYSSLEQQLDKKGLHVVSKDWLYGSRHILANKMVQTPEDLKGLKIRVPNNKIQIKGLEAMGATPTPLPLAEVYTALNLKIIDGAENPIPVLYGQKHHEAAKYLILTGHVENVTNLVMGSKTYSKLPENIQQALVESGNEAGQYLTELVLKEEKDIIEKMKTEGVTVVEVDRTLFKEKSKPFYNEFPEWSADLYQQTQDIINN
- a CDS encoding tagaturonate reductase, with amino-acid sequence MAMDNYLNRKSIVTKQYPEKILQFGEGNFLRAFIDWMIDQLNEKTDFNSGITLVRPINSVHPSINKQDGLYTAITRGINEKQQRVADIRLINSVNREILIYSEYDKFIKCAENPELEWIFSNTTEAGIVYNPEIRLEEVPAKSFPGKLTQFLFHRFQYFNGDQEKGLFIIPCELIDYNGEKLKEFVIKYAQDWSLPNEFITWLNECNTFCSTLVDRIVTGYPKNEIEKLESKLGYKDEFLVTAEHFYLFVIQGPKILEEKLKLNSLPLNIKIVDDIKPYKERKVAILNGAHTSMVPVAYLAGIKTVREVTSNPIFLAYIKELITQEVIPVLSQDASELNQFAKDVINRFNNPYIEHELLSISLNSLTKFKTRLLPQLLSYAQQNNNIPYCISFSLAALIVFYRGKFNHLSIPLKDDEYLLERFKAWDRLYDTDITQLTYNVLAMTDLWGIDLNQIDSLAENIALKITQILNSGTQAILEDRYSK